A single Antechinus flavipes isolate AdamAnt ecotype Samford, QLD, Australia chromosome 5, AdamAnt_v2, whole genome shotgun sequence DNA region contains:
- the BTD gene encoding biotinidase isoform X2, protein MLGAWYKLGLFLLCYQIISLEGHPEGHYIAAVYEHRSILTPNPKVLRDRESALRLMNRNLDLYEEQVMAAAKEGVQIIVFPEDGIHGFNFTRDSLYPFLDFLPSLQSEEWNPCLEPDKFNDTEVLQRLSCMAIMGQMYLVANLGTKQPCNSSDAHCPADGRYQFNTNVVFSDNGTFVTSYRKQNLYFEYAFDTPPEVDYSTFDTPFADKFGIFICFDILFFEPAVRLVKDYGVKHVVFTAAWMNQLPLLASIEIQQAFAVAFNVNVLAVNNHHPSLGMTGSGIHSPRRSFWYHNMESPEGKLIIAKISDPPADAELLWNDTSSTYESYRDFFSKEPNCENDTDAPCNGFPGWSHEAVPSFHSTMMYDNFTLVPAWEEQGSLQVCSNSLCCYVDYQRHVLSDDFYALGVFDDLHTVHGTYYVQACALVKCGGPQFETCGHEITNATDTFDFHLWGNFSTSYVFPILLTSGMTLEIPGQLGWEGSHYFMRKNQLSEGLLTAALYGRWYERD, encoded by the exons ATGCTTGGAGCCTGGTATAAACTCGGTCTTTTCCTCTTGTGTTATCAAATTATCTCCTTGGAAGGCCATCCTGAAGGCCATTATATCGCCGCTGTCTATGAGCACCGGTCAATACTGACTCCGAACCCTAAAGTCCTCAGGGATCGAGAGTCAGCACTGAGACTCATGAACCGGAATCTAGATCTGTATGAAGAACAAGTAATGGCCGCAGCAAAGGAG GGGGTGCAGATTATCGTATTTCCAGAAGATGGGATTCATGGATTCAACTTCACCCGAGATTCCCTTTACCCATTTCTGgacttccttccatctctccagTCTGAGGAATGGAATCCATGCCTGGAACCAGATAAGTTCAATGACACGGAG GTCCTCCAGCGGTTGAGTTGTATGGCCATCATGGGCCAAATGTACTTGGTGGCTAATCTGGGAACCAAGCAGCCTTGTAACAGTAGTGATGCACATTGCCCAGCTGATGGACGGTATCAATTCAATACTAATGTCGTGTTTAGTGATAATGGCACCTTTGTCACCAGCTATCGCAAGCAAAACCTCTATTTTGAATATGCTTTTGATACTCCTCCTGAAGTTGATTACAGCACCTTTGATACACCTTTTGCTGACAAGTTTGGCATTTTTATTTGCTTCGATATATTGTTCTTTGAACCAGCTGTGAGGCTCGTGAAGGACTATGGAGTCAAACATGTTGTGTTTACAGCTGCATGGATGAACCAGCTCCCGCTCCTGGCAAGTATTGAGATCCAACAGGCTTTTGCAGTTGCTTTCAACGTCAATGTTCTGGCAGTAAATAACCACCACCCGTCCTTGGGCATGACGGGCAGTGGCATTCATAGCCCGCGGAGGTCCTTTTGGTACCACAACATGGAGAGTCCTGAAGGCAAACTCATCATAGCCAAGATATCTGACCCCCCCGCAGACGCAGAGCTTCTGTGGAACGACACGAGCAGTACTTACGAGTCCTACAGAGACTTCTTCTCCAAAGAGCCTAACTGTGAGAATGACACAGATGCTCCCTGTAACGGATTCCCGGGATGGAGCCACGAGGCGGTGCCTTCCTTCCACTCTACGATGATGTATGACAATTTCACTCTGGTACCTGCTTGGGAAGAGCAAGGCAGCCTCCAAGTCTGTTCCAATTCCCTCTGTTGTTATGTGGATTACCAGAGGCACGTCTTATCGGACGATTTTTATGCTCTTGGGGTCTTTGATGATCTTCACACAGTACATGGCACTTACTATGTTCAAGCATGTGCTCTGGTGAAATGTGGTGGCCCCCAATTTGAGACCTGTGGACACGAAATAACAAATGCTACTGATACTTTTGACTTTCACCTCTGGGGAAATTTCAGTACCTCCTATGTGTTTCCTATATTACTGACTTCTGGAATGACACTGGAAATCCCAGGCCAACTGGGCTGGGAAGGCAGCCATTACTTCATGAGGAAAAATCAGTTGTCTGAAGGGTTACTTACAGCTGCTTTGTATGGACGCTGGTATGAGAGGGATTAG
- the BTD gene encoding biotinidase isoform X1 has translation MKAFSKRNRFIARIMLGAWYKLGLFLLCYQIISLEGHPEGHYIAAVYEHRSILTPNPKVLRDRESALRLMNRNLDLYEEQVMAAAKEGVQIIVFPEDGIHGFNFTRDSLYPFLDFLPSLQSEEWNPCLEPDKFNDTEVLQRLSCMAIMGQMYLVANLGTKQPCNSSDAHCPADGRYQFNTNVVFSDNGTFVTSYRKQNLYFEYAFDTPPEVDYSTFDTPFADKFGIFICFDILFFEPAVRLVKDYGVKHVVFTAAWMNQLPLLASIEIQQAFAVAFNVNVLAVNNHHPSLGMTGSGIHSPRRSFWYHNMESPEGKLIIAKISDPPADAELLWNDTSSTYESYRDFFSKEPNCENDTDAPCNGFPGWSHEAVPSFHSTMMYDNFTLVPAWEEQGSLQVCSNSLCCYVDYQRHVLSDDFYALGVFDDLHTVHGTYYVQACALVKCGGPQFETCGHEITNATDTFDFHLWGNFSTSYVFPILLTSGMTLEIPGQLGWEGSHYFMRKNQLSEGLLTAALYGRWYERD, from the exons ATTTATTGCCCGCATTATGCTTGGAGCCTGGTATAAACTCGGTCTTTTCCTCTTGTGTTATCAAATTATCTCCTTGGAAGGCCATCCTGAAGGCCATTATATCGCCGCTGTCTATGAGCACCGGTCAATACTGACTCCGAACCCTAAAGTCCTCAGGGATCGAGAGTCAGCACTGAGACTCATGAACCGGAATCTAGATCTGTATGAAGAACAAGTAATGGCCGCAGCAAAGGAG GGGGTGCAGATTATCGTATTTCCAGAAGATGGGATTCATGGATTCAACTTCACCCGAGATTCCCTTTACCCATTTCTGgacttccttccatctctccagTCTGAGGAATGGAATCCATGCCTGGAACCAGATAAGTTCAATGACACGGAG GTCCTCCAGCGGTTGAGTTGTATGGCCATCATGGGCCAAATGTACTTGGTGGCTAATCTGGGAACCAAGCAGCCTTGTAACAGTAGTGATGCACATTGCCCAGCTGATGGACGGTATCAATTCAATACTAATGTCGTGTTTAGTGATAATGGCACCTTTGTCACCAGCTATCGCAAGCAAAACCTCTATTTTGAATATGCTTTTGATACTCCTCCTGAAGTTGATTACAGCACCTTTGATACACCTTTTGCTGACAAGTTTGGCATTTTTATTTGCTTCGATATATTGTTCTTTGAACCAGCTGTGAGGCTCGTGAAGGACTATGGAGTCAAACATGTTGTGTTTACAGCTGCATGGATGAACCAGCTCCCGCTCCTGGCAAGTATTGAGATCCAACAGGCTTTTGCAGTTGCTTTCAACGTCAATGTTCTGGCAGTAAATAACCACCACCCGTCCTTGGGCATGACGGGCAGTGGCATTCATAGCCCGCGGAGGTCCTTTTGGTACCACAACATGGAGAGTCCTGAAGGCAAACTCATCATAGCCAAGATATCTGACCCCCCCGCAGACGCAGAGCTTCTGTGGAACGACACGAGCAGTACTTACGAGTCCTACAGAGACTTCTTCTCCAAAGAGCCTAACTGTGAGAATGACACAGATGCTCCCTGTAACGGATTCCCGGGATGGAGCCACGAGGCGGTGCCTTCCTTCCACTCTACGATGATGTATGACAATTTCACTCTGGTACCTGCTTGGGAAGAGCAAGGCAGCCTCCAAGTCTGTTCCAATTCCCTCTGTTGTTATGTGGATTACCAGAGGCACGTCTTATCGGACGATTTTTATGCTCTTGGGGTCTTTGATGATCTTCACACAGTACATGGCACTTACTATGTTCAAGCATGTGCTCTGGTGAAATGTGGTGGCCCCCAATTTGAGACCTGTGGACACGAAATAACAAATGCTACTGATACTTTTGACTTTCACCTCTGGGGAAATTTCAGTACCTCCTATGTGTTTCCTATATTACTGACTTCTGGAATGACACTGGAAATCCCAGGCCAACTGGGCTGGGAAGGCAGCCATTACTTCATGAGGAAAAATCAGTTGTCTGAAGGGTTACTTACAGCTGCTTTGTATGGACGCTGGTATGAGAGGGATTAG